tttttaaaaaattatagtgaaactgaaggagaaaaaaaaaactcaaaagtttTTTGGTCTGGGTGCGGATTCACAACTTTTGCGTAACTCTTGCGTAGCTGGGTGCGGATTCACAACTTTTGCGTAACTCTTGCGTAGCTGAGCTAAAGTTACGAAAAACTtacgcaaaatattttttgcgtaACTATTTGGTATTCACAACTTTTTCGCAGCATTTGCGTAAAGTTAAGGTTGCGCATGAGTTACGCAAAACTTAGGCAAaaacttacgcaaaaacttacccaaaatttaaagcaaatttttataactatttgtataaagGAAGTAGTTAGtatagctaattttttttttattaagacacACAGGGCAATGTGACCAAACAGtgaatgtttcttttttaatgatagGGCTTAATTTTACTtacaatcttttttgtttttgttgttgctatatttaaaaatgtagcAAAACTATATAGGGGCTATTCAAATAAAACGTATTCTTATATGGGGTGGAGGTGTTTGAAAGTGTCACCAAATATCACATGGGAAAGGGGATGGTTAGCCACAGTGTAACatgacaaaatatttaaaatttaaattctaatcaCAGCGGAATAGTAAACCTTTAGCATAAAAGTACAAACTTAAAgatatatttgttgaaaaataatgtCACGTTTTAAATAGGACGGAGAgagattgtttaaaatgttacatataCAAAGAAGGGAGtcaaaaaacagcaaaaaagtGTTTCTTTGTATTTGAATTGCCCAATATAGCATATACatgcaattacttttaaaggTCTTGTTTTATCATATAATTGACTTGaatcaaaaacacttttatttgcaataggGAACGacagtttcattaaataaagaaattgcttCAATAAATTCAAGAAATACATTTGACTGCATTCTAGTATATTTGaaactatttataaacaaaatttctatTGTCAGAAATACAAgaaacattttgaaaacataAGCAAAAGTTCAACAACTTTTCCATAACATactatgaaaaatatattgtatttttcataatatgttatggaaaatgtttcaattgtattaatttttaaaagttgagtTTGAGTTAAAACCCacttgttttttgtaatttttttttcagtgatatTTTAGATTGAGAATTTATGGTACCATACTTGTACGaataaaaacatgatttttatatttgatggATAGCATAAAGTTAACTCTGTGAATCAGGTGCATGcagtataaaaaagtttgactCTTTGATAGAGCAAGTATTGATTAAATCATAACAACAAGTATTGTAGTAGGTTTTCAAGACACCAAATGCAGTATAATCTAATAGCTACAGCCAGTGTGAACAATATGCTTTTATCTCAAGAGTTGTAATACTATTTTCAACAGCAACAGATAATAATTTTACTGAATTGTGAAAAGCACTCCGAATGGAGTGATTGGTGGATCAAGTTCCTTGATCCACCAATCACTCCATTCGGACTAACTGGTGGATCAAGGAACTTTTTATGGAATTTCTGCTCTTTGCAATAACAAACTACACCAATGAGATTTCATAtagatatacaaaaaaaaaagatctaccaaaacaatttaaactataacataatatgtttattatttgcaaataacaatattatttaccAAGAAATAAgcctttaaaaaacaattttaaagcctgatgcttttaataatttaaattatccaTAGATATTAATATCTCCtgataattgaaataattaaaaacatagcattattattcaaaataatcttaatattgTTATACCTTTAATAcctttgaataattaaaattatcgAAAAAACATAGCATCATTATTCaaagtaagtttaatatttagtttataatacttttttactttaatagcCTGATTACTCAGAGttaatttttgcattattgTATTTTGAAATAGTCTTGTtctcatttataaattaaaaaaaaaaaaaaagatttgaaaaactaataaattgaTTACATATTTTTCTGAATATTGTATCTATATTAggacaaatattttttctctcacacagagagagtgagagagtgagtctctctctctctttatgcTAGTTATGCAAGTTAAAGTATATACTTCAATAAtattgttgtatatatttttgtataatatagtaTAGATAGTATAGTATAGATACAACCATAAGTTAATATAGTATAGATACATCATTATGATGTATCCTTTATCCTTATGATACATCATTATGATGTATCATTATTATGATGTATCATTATGATATGATGATCATATAGCATTGATGTATGACAATAACtagttattaagttaatttatttaataagttattggCATACTGCAAAACTATATGATATATCCGTACTATGGTCGCTCTCCTTGTTTTAGCTAGGCTATGAGAGAGTGAACTATCCATCTTATAGATTgagtgtatatttttttaaccttaaatTCAAGGTgaaacaagttttataaaacaagtttatgtAATACATCtaaatttttggtaaatatactgctattgttgttgttgttaaaaaaaaaactattgttgtattatttaaatagataaCTTAACGTATAGCAgtataaaattaagataaaattatattttattggcaataacaaacaaaagttgaaatctttcataataataaaaacgccatttttaaatattattagatgATTTAAAGTTACGCCAAACTTAAGTCAGAAAATAGCAGACGTAACTTTCCTTGCGTAAAGTTTGCTCAGCACTTTTTAGGAAAATGTTGTGAATACCGTTTTTTAGACTTTTTGCGTAAGTAATAACTTACGTAAAAACTTAGGAATTtcgtaagtttttgtttacgCAAGGTTTGTGAATACCACTTAGCGTAACTTTGAACTTAAGCAAAACTTACGCAAACTTTACGCAAATTTTGGACTTACGAAAGTGTTGTGAATCCGCACCCTGGTGATTTTGGATacacaaaagataaattttataaagataaactgCATCTTAAGTGCCGTTTTTTTACAAGAATGAACTGCAAAGGCAGAGCATTTATTCATAAAGATAAACTTCAGGTTACAACTGTTCACAGTTGCAGCTCAAGAGAAACAGATTTTGAAGTGCTGCTTGCTAAAAGTACCATGAAGAAAAAAGCAGAAGCAACATCTGAAGACCTGCgctcaatttttcaaaacactgTGAGTGAGTTTCCTGCAGTTGTTTCTGAATCTGTTAGTTTTCCTCAAATTATCCCAAGTCTTCAGAAAGGGAGAAGGCTAAATGAGCCCTCGAACCCAAAATCACCAAAAGAAGCTGCTAAAGTTCTGAATGACAAAGAATGTCATCGCTATGGAGATATATTCTTGAGATCAGTTGCAGAACAGGACAACGTAGCATTGCTGTTTGGGCATATGTTAGTCATTAACAAGGCGAAATCGGCCAAAGTGTGTTTTGTTGATGGAACATTCAGGTATTTATATGGAAgcattttactttttcaaagaaaaaattatctagtgggctgtccattaattacgtcaacaaacttttagcaatttttacattccccctcccccttataaacaatttgtcaaatttccagaGACACCCACCACCCAGACCCCTCTTTTTTTGagtaatgaaattaaataaagtaaagtaaaatagTTGACGTCAACTTTATTTGACCTCCTCACCTCACCtttgtcaacaattgtcaaaaaagttcagaACCCCTTCTATttgttgatgtaattaattGACAGCCCCAAGACGAAAAAATTGATATACTAAAAACGTTAGGTAGAACACTTTTATTTACAGTTGTAAGTTATAGTTACATTTATTGTACTTCCAGCATGACACCACGCATGGAGGAAAGCAAGTGGTATTAGCTCTTGATATTTTCTGTTGAGTATTCAGCAGTGCTTGAAGATCCAATTCCAGATGAGGATCAGATAAATTTTGATCCTGATTACCCTCACCTTTGGGGCACATCTGTTCCAGCTGTGTGTGCTTTAATGACATTCAAATCCGAGGCTCTATATAAGcttgttttttccaaaataaaagaagtt
This genomic interval from Hydra vulgaris chromosome 01, alternate assembly HydraT2T_AEP contains the following:
- the LOC136074213 gene encoding uncharacterized protein LOC136074213 gives rise to the protein MNCKGRAFIHKDKLQVTTVHSCSSRETDFEVLLAKSTMKKKAEATSEDLRSIFQNTVSEFPAVVSESVSFPQIIPSLQKGRRLNEPSNPKSPKEAAKVLNDKECHRYGDIFLRSVAEQDNVALLFGHMLVINKAKSAKVCFVDGTFSMTPRMEESKWY